The Silvibacterium dinghuense DNA window AAAACCTGCCGGAGCCGTTGCCCACGAAGAATGGATCAGGCCATAGGCCGACTCATACGAGAAGTCGATATGGCCGAGGCGCGCATCGAAATTCGGGTGCAGGTTGATCACATGGAAGCCGGGGGCCAGCAAGCTGGTATCCACTCCCGCGGCGTACCGATAGATCCATTCGGCCACGGCTCCATAAGCGTAGTGATTGAAAGAGTTCATGCCGGGGTCATTCAGCATCTGATCGCCGTTCCACCGCTCCCACATGGTAGTGGCGCCGTGCTCGACCATATATCCCCATGAGGGATACTGCGTGTTGAGCAGCAGACGATAGGCCACATCCGCATGCCCCGTATCCGAGAGGACCTCCAGCAGGTATGGTGTCCCGAGGAAGCCGGTACCCAGCTTCCATCCATTTGCCGCGATGCGATCTACAAGGTGCTGCGCGGCAGCAAAGCGATCTGCCTCGGGAAGCAGATGCATATGCAGTGCAAGGACATATCCCGTCTGCGTCTCCTGCAGCGGCTTGGCACCCGACCCGTTGGAAGACTCGGGAATCCATCCCACCACGCCATTCGGATGCACGAACTGCTGCTCGAAGGCGGCACGGATCTTCTCGAAGAGTTGCGCATAGGCCTGCTCATCCCTTGTCCTGCCGAGCGCATGCGCCATCTGCTGCATCAGAGAGACGTCATAGGCCCAGTATGCCGTGGCGATGAGGGTCTGCGATGTCGCGCCTTCCGGCGCAAGCCAGTCGCCAAACGCAATGCCGCCGTTGTACGCCCAGAGATAATCCGGGTTCGCATCATGGATGCCGTCGAGGTAGCGCTGCATCGCATCCCAGTTCTGCTCGAGGATAGTGAGGTCGCCCGTCTGCATCCATGAGGTCCACGGCACGATGACACCGGCATCACTCCATCCAGGACCGAAGCCCGTATTCGGCTTCGAGGTGCCAGGGGCATAAATGCCGTACATCGTCGTGCCAGCCTGTGTGCCGCGCAGGTCCGTAGCGTACTTCCGCGAAAAGGCGGCGAGATCCATGTTGTAGCTTGCGGTGCGCCAAAAGACCTGTGCATCGGCCGTCCAGCCAAGACGCTCATCGCGCTGCGGGCAATCGGTAGGCACACCGACAAAGTTCGAGCGCTGTCCCCAGAGGATATTGCTCCACAGCTGATTGATCATCGGGCTGCCGGTCTCGAGCTTCGTGGTCTCGAGGGCATCGGTATGCAGCACCACGGCATTCACCGCACTCTTCGCAAGCGCGGCAGAAATGCCGGTGATTTCGAGATAGCGGAAACCATGGAAGGTGAAGGAAGGCTGATAGGTTTCCACGCCTTTGCCGGCAAGGATGTAGTGATCGGTGGCCTTGGCATTGCGCAGGTTCTCGACATAAAGCGTGCCGTCATGATTCAGCAGCTCGCCAAAGCGCAGACGCACATCCGTGCCCGCCGGTCCCTGTACCTGGATACGCGCAACGCCGGCAAGGTTCTGGCCAAAATCGTAGATGAAGACACCCGGTGCAGGGCTGCTGACGCTCTTCGGAGCCACCGTCTGCTCGGCATGTATGGGCTGAAAGGACTGCCAGACAATCTCCGGCTCACGAGGATGGACAAGCACCGCGGCATGCCAGGTGTGATCATCGAACGCGGGCATGTTCCAGCCTGTTTGATCGCGGCGCGCATCGTAATTCTCGCCGTTGTAAATCTCGGCGCTGGTGATGGGCGAAAGATCGGCCTTCCACGAGTGATCGGTTGCAACCCAATCGACAGAGCCATCTGTATATTCGATTCGCAGCTGCGCCTTCAGCGCAGGCGGCGTCGCGCCGTAGTTGTTTCCCTGACCTACCCATTCAAGCGGTGTGGAGTACCAGCCCGGAGCCAGCCACGCACCCATCGCATTGCGTCCATGATGGATCGCAGAGGTCACGTCACAGGCCTGATAAGTTACGCGCTCGCGAAAATCGGTCCATCCTGGAGAAAGCACTTGGTCGCCGGCACGCATGCCGTTCACGCTCATCGTGTAGGCGCCAAGCGCAGTGGCATAAAGCCGAGCCGAACGGACCTGCTTCGTCACATCAAAGGTCTTGCGCAGTGCATCTACTGGAGGAGTCTGGAGCGGGATGCCAAGATCGCCGGCACCGCCGAAGACATCGCGCACTTCGGGATAGCTCGTCGGCGCAGCCCAGCCGTCATCCTGATACTGCGCGGTATACCACGCCCCACTGGCCTCGAGCGCAGACTTCCACGGCCCCTCGCCGGTCTTGAACACCGACGAAGATCCATCGGCGAACTTCACGTAGAGAACAGCGTTCATCGGGGTCTGGCTGCGCGTCTGGTGTCCGAAGAGAAGCGCCTCGACAGCCAGCAGATTCGCACCGCTATGGAGCGCGCCGGTCACGTCGCTCGATGCATATGTACGCCAGGGTAGCCTTCCCCACGGCGGCTGCAGCGAAGGAGATAGCACCTGCCGTCCATTCACCCATGCAGCGACGGTGTCTTCTCCGGTTGCATAAAGAGTTGCGCTTGCGACCGCTTGCGGCAGATCGAAGCTCAACCGCAGATCATGCCGCGTGTTGTCGCCGCCCTTGTAGTTGGCGACCTCCGGATTCGTAACCCACGCTGCGTGGGCGGCGCGAACCGCCGCATGCTCCGGGTCTTCATAGCCGATCCAGTCTCCGCGCCACGCCGACGCGTCCATCAGACCGGTCTCCCACCAGCTGTTCCCGCTGGCGCGATAGGGCTTGCCACTCTCATTCCACAACAGCACACGCCAGTAGTAGCGTCTCTCGGCGTCGAGCTTCGGACCGGCATAGAGAACGCCGATGGACTGGCTGCCCTCTATTCTGCCGCTGTCCCACACATCGCCAACGTTCTTCGCCAGCGACGCCGGAGTCGATGCCACCAACACGCGATAAGCGCTCTGAGCTGCCCCTATGCGCGTATCCTTCAGCTTCCAGGAGAAGGCAGGATGCGGGTTGTCATCCCCGAGCGGCGAGGTCAGCGAATCACAGCGGAGATCCACTACGTCTTCCATCCTGCGCTGCTGGGCATACACAGACGAAATACCAAGAGCGAACACAACCACGGCAGCAAAGACTTTCCACTTCATGAACAATGCCTCTCCCACATGATTCAGAGTGCCTGTGCCCGACAGGCGCAGCCTCTCTGGATTATCTTCCATCCTTATGCAGCACCTGCGGTTGCGTTGTAATCCGACGGAGCGTCGCCCCACGAGGCATCCCTTCCACACGCTGAACTGTTCCCTGCGCAAAGGACAAGCTTCGCTGCAAACCTATAACACAGGACCGGAGATAGACTACCTTACTAAGCATTGAGACCGGAGACACAGCGATGGTTTCCTAGTGCCCGCACACCGGTTCAGAAGAGGAGACAGCATGAGCACTGAGGCTATACTCCCGCAGCGTCTACAGAACCCGCATCCACAGGAGATCACCGCATCCGCAGATCTGGCTCCGGCTCGCCGCCTGCGCCCGCATCCCTTCGCGATCATCTGGTCGGCCGTAACCATTCTCGTGTGCATCACTGCCACCGAGTGCTCCTCCATCACGCATCCCTCCTCGCTGCTTTATGCGGTTGTGCTCTGGGGCTGGTGGGGCGTGATCGCCTGCATTCTCTGGAAAGCCGGAGAACGGCGCTCTCTTCTTTCTGGTCTCACACCTGCCTCCATCGCATCGCACGCCGTTGCCGCTTCTGCGCTCGGCTGGCTGCACCTCAACACTCTCTGGAGCCTGGGCTTTACCGGCCTGGGCTGGTATGCGGGGCTCTCTCCGCATCGCGCATGGCATAGCCTGGTCAATCTCAATCGCTTCGGTATTGAAATCCTGGTATACGGCTTTGTTTTGGGCCTCGTCGGGGTGATCCAGTATCAAGATCGTTCGCAACATGAAGCCATCCGGGCGCTCGAGCTCGAGAAGCAGCTCTCCGCTGCGCATCTGCGAGCCCTGCAGATGCAGCTTGAACCGCACTTTCTCTTCAACACACTGAATGCCATCACCACCCTGGTCGAGCTCGGACGGCAAAATGAGGCGACAGAGATGCTCTCGCATCTGAATACCATCCTCAAACAGACGCTGAAGCGCACCACCCCCGAGAAAGTTCCTCTCTCGCAGGAGCTGGAAATTCTCGAAAGCTACCTGGCCATCGAGCAGGTGCGATTCGCAGACCGGCTGCGCATCGAGATCAAAGTCGAGCCAGGTGTCCTCGACGGACTCGTTCCCTGTTTTCTCCTGCAGCCCATCGTCGAAAACGCCATACGGCACGGCATTGCGCACTGCGAAGAACATGGTTTTATCGAAGCCTCCGCGCGCCGCGAAGGGACACTGCTCTCTCTGCAGATACGAGATGGCGGATCGGGAAAGAAAAGTCAGTCACAGGCCGGAAACGGCATCGGCCTCTCGAACACCCGCGAACGCCTCGCACACTTCTATAGCGACTCTTACCAGATGCGGGCGAATCCCGTAGAAGCAGGTGGTTACGAGGTTGCAATTCTTATCCCTTATGAGCGTGCGTGAGTGAAGCTAAAGGCGCTGATCGCCGATGACGAAGCATTAGCCCGGGAACGGCTCCGCCTGCTGCTCGCAGGTGACCATGATTTTGTTGTTGCCGGAGAATGCCGCAACGGCCGGGAGGTTGTGACCGCACTCAAAGAAGACCGCTTCGATGTGCTTTTCCTGGACATTGAAATGCCGGGCGGCAACGGCTTCGAAGCCATTGCGCAGACTGGACCGGCACAGATGCCCTGCACTATCTTCGTGACCGCGCATCATCACTATGCGCTGCAGGCGTTTGAGGTCCACGCTCTCGACTATCTCACCAAGCCAATCGAGCCTGGACGGCTCAAATCCACACTCGCCCGCGTTAAGAACAGGGTCGCATCGCAGGCCGCTCTGCTCACACACGAAGAGCTGCAAATGGCTCTCCAGGCTCTCCGCGATGGCACGACTGCGAAACAGGATTACCCCACGCGCCTCGTCATTCCCGACGGGAAACGCGATGCTGTCATCCAGGTGCAGGAGATCGAATGGATTGAGGCCGCGGACTACTACTCCTGTCTGCATGTCGGCACACGCACATTAATGCTGCGAGAAACCATGAAGCAACTCTCCGAAACGCTCGATCCCAAACAGTTTGTGCGCGTGCATCGCTCTACGATCGTCAACATCGCTCATGTACGTGAAATTCTGCACGGTGGCCGCAATGAAGGATGGGTCTGCCTCACCAGCGGACAGCGCCTGCGGATGAGCAAAGCGGGCTGGCAGAACCTTCTGGCCGCCAGTCGCGTATAAGACAGCGTCACACCTTCAGCTTCAGGAATACGCATATTATCCGCATGCGCATTCTCTCTGCCTGCAGGAATCCGGCGGTTGCCTGCAATCCACTCTCAGATACATGCGGAATCGGGGAAAGTATTGCTCAGAGAGGAGCACGACACCGTGAGCCGAAGCCTATCGACATCTCTCCTTGCCTGTTCCCTCGTCATCGCGCTGTTTCCGGCAACACCCGGCATCAGCCAAACAAACCCGATGCGGCCCACCTGCAGCAATGGCGTGCGCATAGAAGGAACCGTCACCGACGCAACTGGCGCCGCGATCCCCGGAGCACACGTCGCCGTGGATGGCCGTCAGCCCGTGACTACCACAGATGGCGGCGGCCAATATGTACTTCCCTGCGTGGCAGCCGGTGCAAGCACCATCACAGCGCAGGCCAGCGGTTTCGCTCCCGCAACGGCAGCCATCAACCGAACCTCAAACGGTACGGCACATATCAACCTGCAACTCGCCATCGCCACCGTAAGCGCGAGTGTGCAGGTGCGCGCCGATACGCAGACGCTCGACACCAGCTCCGGCGCTTCCACGACGACGCTCAGCGCCAGTGAAGTGCAGCAGCTCCCCGACGATCCTGATGATCTTCTGCAAGAGTTGCAGTTACTCGCCTCTGCGGGCGGCGGCTCTACCACCTCGGCAACTGTCGTCGTCGATGGCTTTCAGAACGGCAGTACGATGCCGCCTAAAAGCGCCATCGCATCGATCCGCATCAATCCCGACCCGATATCGCCCGAGTACCCCAAACCCGACATGGATGGCGGACGGATCGAGATCACGACCAAGCCGGGATCGGATAAGTACCACGGCGCGCTCTTCTTCAACGACAGCGATGCAAGCTTTAATGCCAACGACCCATTTGCCGTCACCTCGACACCGGCAGGCAAACGCCGCTACGGCTTTGAACTCAGCGGGCCAGTTGTAGCGCAAAAGAGCGGATTCGCGCTGGCGCTCGAAAAACGCGACATCAACGAGTTCAATGTCGTGAATGCAGTCATCCTCGATGCAAATGGCAATCAGGCCGCAGAGCATGACACGGTGAATGCTCCTCAAGAGCTCTGGATCGCCTCCGCGCGTGGAGATCTGCAGGTCACACCAAACGATATCGCCTCGCTCAGCTACGCTGCACGCGTCAACAGCCTTGGGAACCAGGGTGTCGGCGGCCTCATCCTGCCGGAAGCTGGTTATTCGAGCCGCATCGCCGAATACGATCTTCGCTTTACCAATACACAGACCCTCAGCGCGAACCTGCTGCATGAAACACACATCGGATATACATGGAAACGGACGGAACAACTCCCCAATTCCACCGAACCCTCTCTGCAGGTCTCAGGCTATTTCACCGGCGGCGGCGCGACGAGCCAGAATCTCAATAATCGCGAGCGGGATCTTGAGATCGATGACGATGTAATGGCCACACTGGGCAAGCATACCTTGAAGTTCGGCGCACAGGCGCTCGGCATTTTCTTACACGACTATGATCCCGATACCTTCAACGGCGCCTTTACTTTCGGCGGCGGTAGCGCCCCCGTGCTCGACTCGAGCAATCAGCCTACAGACACCACCACAACCATCACGCCCCTCGAGCAATATCGCCGCGCGCTGCTCGGCCTCGCCGGAGGAACACCTACGACCTACGCCGTCACCAACGGAACCCCGCTCGTTCCGTATGCACAATGGCAACTCGCGCTTTATGGTGAAGACACCATCAAGCTGCTACCGCGCCTCACGGTAACTGCCGGGCTGCGATATGCACTCCAGACAACGCCTGCAACATCCGCAAATTTCGGCCCGAGGCTCGGCCTCGCGTGGTCACCCGATCGCGCCTCTCACTGGAGCACGCATCTGCGTGCCGGTATCTTCAATCTGCCCTTCGACACCACCTACGCCGCAGAGGCTTACCGCCTCGACGGAGAACGACAAAAGCAGACCACGGTCTATTCTCCAGACTTCGACCGTCCACTGACGCCGACAAGTAGCTCCATCGCCGTCGCAAATCGCTGGCAGTTCTCGCACGCCATGCTTCAGATACCGATCGCAGAGTTCGCTGCTGGGGTAGAAGTCGACCTGCCGCACCACTGGCATCCTTCTGTCTGGTACTCGTGGTACTCGGCATGGGACGATCACCGCACTGTCAACATCAATGCGCCAATCGTAGCCAGCAGCAGTGGTGTTGCTCCGGACCCAACCGCAGCTCTCCTCGCGCCGCGTCCCGGCGCTCCGAATCTCAACATCTTCGAATATCAAAACACCGCGCACACACGCGGCGGCGCCTTCTGGGCAGGCATCGAGCAAAAAGCCAACGCGCACTGGACCTTGAGCCTCGGCTATTGGAATGTCGATTTTCGTGGAGACAGCGACACGCCGCAGTCCAGCTATAGCGACCGCGGAGAAGTCGGAAGGCCTGACTGGCAATCGAGCGGAGCTCTGCTCGAAGACGACTTCAAATTCCCGTTTCGCATCGAGCTCTCCAGTCAGATCTATTGGCATTTCAATACGCCGTACAACATCACTACGGGCACAGACGACAATGGCGACGGCACATTCAACGATCGGCCATCCTATGCATCTACCGCAGGCAACGGTGTCTACAGCACGCCCTTCGGCCTCATGACAGCAAACGCCGTCAACGGCAATGTTCCCCGCAACCTGGGAACCATGCCCACCATCGTGCACATGTACTCAAACCTGAGCCGGGCATTTCACCTCAGCTCGAGCAAGGATCGTCCACTTACCCTGACCCTTAATGCACGAGGAGCGAATGTTCTCAACCACACCAACGTAACTGCTGTGAACACCGTGGTCTCTTCCGATGCAGTCGGGCAACCGGTAGCCGCAGAGGCCGCCAGAAGACTGGAACTCGGTGCGCGCTTCGCCTTTTAAGGCGTAGCAGCTCTATTTGTAACAATAAAACGCATAAAACAGATCCAACGCGGAACAGCTAAGGAACGAAGAGCTTCCAAAGCATCAGTACTGCGATAGCCGCGAATCCGGCAAGGATCAGACCTGACGTTCTCCGCTTATACACAAACCAGATCAGCACCAGCCCGGTAAGCGACACCAGCACCAGCAGCACGGCTGACACATCGATCACCGCGCTCCACGCCTTACCCGCATCGCGCCCCTTGTGCAGGTCGTTGATCACCGCGACAAAGCCATCCTGCACCACCGTCAGGTCATATTTCCCTGTATCGCGGTCGATGAAGGCATCCGCCGTATAGCCCGGCGCACGGAATGAAATTGAAACCTGTGTATCGTCTACGCGGAAATCGCTCACCGCGCCGTGCACATGCTCACGTGCACGCAGCATCTCGACCAGTCCCAGCCGGTCCGCACCTTCGCTTCCAGCGGTGTGCAGCATGGCCTTATCCGCTATACCATGCGTCTCCACGGTCTTTGCGTGACCTGCGAACCAGTCCGGATGATTCAGCGTAAGCCCGGTTGCCGCGAAGAACAGAATCACGGCAAAACTTAACATGCTCAGATAGATATGGAGCCAGCGCGCGGTTACGGCTACAGTTCGCCGCAACCGCGCGTGGGGCTTACTGTTTACGGTAGTCAAGCGTGATCGTCCCCAGCTCCTGACCACCCTGCAGCGCAGCCTGTGCCGGCTGTCCGGTAAAGTCCAGCTCCTTATGCTCGATCTGGTAACCGCCGTGCTCGCGCGAGGCCTCGATCACGACCGTATACTTACCCGCCTTCACCGGCTTGCCGTCGTTATCCTTGCCATCCCATTTCAGCGTGTAATGCCCCGGCGGACGCGTCGCCGATGAGACAGTCTTCGAGATATCCGTACCCTCGCTCAGGTTGCGCAGCTGATCGTCGCGATACCACTGCTTCAACTCCGGCAGCCAGCGCGGATTCTGCGTCCATAGCGCCAGTGTCCGCACCGGATAGTGATCCGCATCTTCGATCCACACGGCAACATAAGGGCGCCGATAGCGTGCGTCGTCGATGCGCGGTAACTCGAGGCTCAGCATCAGCTCAAAGGCCGGGTTCCACAACCCCGCACCAGCCGCGTGCGGCACGGCGAATGCTGCCGGCACATACGCTGCCCGCAGACCGCCGGTCGTACCCGGAACCTGATACGCATTCCATCCTGCACTGCGCAACTCGCGGCCATCCGCCGTCACGATCAGGTAATCCACACCCGGCGTACGCTCCGCCAGCCGAGCGCTTTCCTCAGGGCTCATCACGGAAAAAGCTGTCGCCAATGCGCCTGCTGTCTCCGCATCCTTCGCAATCACGGTCGAAGAGAGCACATGTCCGGCCGGCCGCGCCGTGCGTGGATCGAGGATATGCGACTGGCCTTCGACTGCCATCGCGGCCTGCACCACGCCCCTGCGGTATGAGCCCGAGGTCGCAACCACGCGGTTCTCGACTGCCACACGATCGAGCGCAAGATCATTCTCTGCTGCAGCCCGCGGATCGGTGACATCGACCACCTGCCGCATCGCGCCGCGCACCACCACATCTCCGCCCGCATTCAGCATGACACCGGATGCACCGGCATGCAGCGCTGCCTCGGCCGCCTGTTCACTCACATAGCTCTTCGCAAACGAGGCCAACGCCAGCGGCACGGCTGTGATTCGAGCAGCCGTGCGGTGAGACACATCGAGCTGCCAGTGCGGCTGTTGCATGGCTTCGACCGTTTCGCGCAGCTCGGCCGCGCTCGGCGTGCGCCCTTCGGCTGCGGCCTGCCGCCACAGCTTCGCCGCAGCCTCCGTCGAAGGATCGAGCGCTCCATTTGTTGCTTCGCGCCAGCGATCGAATCCAGCCAACACATCGAACAGCTCCTGCGACACCGGCACGGCTTCGAAGTGCGTCTTCTCCCAACGCGAGAACTCACTGTCTGCGCGCCACGCGCTCAGGATGCGCCCCTGCCGGTCATACTCCGTCAACACCGCTGCTTCCGCATGTTGCGCTTCGGGCAGGCTCGTCGCCTTTACCTTGATCTCAAGAGACGTGCCCAGCACATGCTCATGATGAAAGGTCCATGTGCCCGCCTCGCGCTCGCCATGCGTTGCCGCCGAGTCCGCCCATACATTCGTCTGCGTCGCCACCATCGCCAGCGGCAGGCATGCTGCGGCCCGCCGCAGCAGTTTCCAGTTCTTAGCGTCCATTACTGGTTCTGCTCCTTCTGCTCACCTGGTCCGTGATCGCCGCCTGCGCGTCCGCCGCGCGGC harbors:
- a CDS encoding alpha-L-rhamnosidase is translated as MKWKVFAAVVVFALGISSVYAQQRRMEDVVDLRCDSLTSPLGDDNPHPAFSWKLKDTRIGAAQSAYRVLVASTPASLAKNVGDVWDSGRIEGSQSIGVLYAGPKLDAERRYYWRVLLWNESGKPYRASGNSWWETGLMDASAWRGDWIGYEDPEHAAVRAAHAAWVTNPEVANYKGGDNTRHDLRLSFDLPQAVASATLYATGEDTVAAWVNGRQVLSPSLQPPWGRLPWRTYASSDVTGALHSGANLLAVEALLFGHQTRSQTPMNAVLYVKFADGSSSVFKTGEGPWKSALEASGAWYTAQYQDDGWAAPTSYPEVRDVFGGAGDLGIPLQTPPVDALRKTFDVTKQVRSARLYATALGAYTMSVNGMRAGDQVLSPGWTDFRERVTYQACDVTSAIHHGRNAMGAWLAPGWYSTPLEWVGQGNNYGATPPALKAQLRIEYTDGSVDWVATDHSWKADLSPITSAEIYNGENYDARRDQTGWNMPAFDDHTWHAAVLVHPREPEIVWQSFQPIHAEQTVAPKSVSSPAPGVFIYDFGQNLAGVARIQVQGPAGTDVRLRFGELLNHDGTLYVENLRNAKATDHYILAGKGVETYQPSFTFHGFRYLEITGISAALAKSAVNAVVLHTDALETTKLETGSPMINQLWSNILWGQRSNFVGVPTDCPQRDERLGWTADAQVFWRTASYNMDLAAFSRKYATDLRGTQAGTTMYGIYAPGTSKPNTGFGPGWSDAGVIVPWTSWMQTGDLTILEQNWDAMQRYLDGIHDANPDYLWAYNGGIAFGDWLAPEGATSQTLIATAYWAYDVSLMQQMAHALGRTRDEQAYAQLFEKIRAAFEQQFVHPNGVVGWIPESSNGSGAKPLQETQTGYVLALHMHLLPEADRFAAAQHLVDRIAANGWKLGTGFLGTPYLLEVLSDTGHADVAYRLLLNTQYPSWGYMVEHGATTMWERWNGDQMLNDPGMNSFNHYAYGAVAEWIYRYAAGVDTSLLAPGFHVINLHPNFDARLGHIDFSYESAYGLIHSSWATAPAGFHWTVTIPANTSGRLSLTSAEIARYSVDGKALSVSSLSRTPAEDGKTVFTLPAGTHTFEVAKAM
- a CDS encoding sensor histidine kinase; its protein translation is MSTEAILPQRLQNPHPQEITASADLAPARRLRPHPFAIIWSAVTILVCITATECSSITHPSSLLYAVVLWGWWGVIACILWKAGERRSLLSGLTPASIASHAVAASALGWLHLNTLWSLGFTGLGWYAGLSPHRAWHSLVNLNRFGIEILVYGFVLGLVGVIQYQDRSQHEAIRALELEKQLSAAHLRALQMQLEPHFLFNTLNAITTLVELGRQNEATEMLSHLNTILKQTLKRTTPEKVPLSQELEILESYLAIEQVRFADRLRIEIKVEPGVLDGLVPCFLLQPIVENAIRHGIAHCEEHGFIEASARREGTLLSLQIRDGGSGKKSQSQAGNGIGLSNTRERLAHFYSDSYQMRANPVEAGGYEVAILIPYERA
- a CDS encoding LytR/AlgR family response regulator transcription factor, with protein sequence MKLKALIADDEALARERLRLLLAGDHDFVVAGECRNGREVVTALKEDRFDVLFLDIEMPGGNGFEAIAQTGPAQMPCTIFVTAHHHYALQAFEVHALDYLTKPIEPGRLKSTLARVKNRVASQAALLTHEELQMALQALRDGTTAKQDYPTRLVIPDGKRDAVIQVQEIEWIEAADYYSCLHVGTRTLMLRETMKQLSETLDPKQFVRVHRSTIVNIAHVREILHGGRNEGWVCLTSGQRLRMSKAGWQNLLAASRV
- a CDS encoding TonB-dependent receptor — encoded protein: MRIEGTVTDATGAAIPGAHVAVDGRQPVTTTDGGGQYVLPCVAAGASTITAQASGFAPATAAINRTSNGTAHINLQLAIATVSASVQVRADTQTLDTSSGASTTTLSASEVQQLPDDPDDLLQELQLLASAGGGSTTSATVVVDGFQNGSTMPPKSAIASIRINPDPISPEYPKPDMDGGRIEITTKPGSDKYHGALFFNDSDASFNANDPFAVTSTPAGKRRYGFELSGPVVAQKSGFALALEKRDINEFNVVNAVILDANGNQAAEHDTVNAPQELWIASARGDLQVTPNDIASLSYAARVNSLGNQGVGGLILPEAGYSSRIAEYDLRFTNTQTLSANLLHETHIGYTWKRTEQLPNSTEPSLQVSGYFTGGGATSQNLNNRERDLEIDDDVMATLGKHTLKFGAQALGIFLHDYDPDTFNGAFTFGGGSAPVLDSSNQPTDTTTTITPLEQYRRALLGLAGGTPTTYAVTNGTPLVPYAQWQLALYGEDTIKLLPRLTVTAGLRYALQTTPATSANFGPRLGLAWSPDRASHWSTHLRAGIFNLPFDTTYAAEAYRLDGERQKQTTVYSPDFDRPLTPTSSSIAVANRWQFSHAMLQIPIAEFAAGVEVDLPHHWHPSVWYSWYSAWDDHRTVNINAPIVASSSGVAPDPTAALLAPRPGAPNLNIFEYQNTAHTRGGAFWAGIEQKANAHWTLSLGYWNVDFRGDSDTPQSSYSDRGEVGRPDWQSSGALLEDDFKFPFRIELSSQIYWHFNTPYNITTGTDDNGDGTFNDRPSYASTAGNGVYSTPFGLMTANAVNGNVPRNLGTMPTIVHMYSNLSRAFHLSSSKDRPLTLTLNARGANVLNHTNVTAVNTVVSSDAVGQPVAAEAARRLELGARFAF
- a CDS encoding PepSY-associated TM helix domain-containing protein, with amino-acid sequence MTTVNSKPHARLRRTVAVTARWLHIYLSMLSFAVILFFAATGLTLNHPDWFAGHAKTVETHGIADKAMLHTAGSEGADRLGLVEMLRAREHVHGAVSDFRVDDTQVSISFRAPGYTADAFIDRDTGKYDLTVVQDGFVAVINDLHKGRDAGKAWSAVIDVSAVLLVLVSLTGLVLIWFVYKRRTSGLILAGFAAIAVLMLWKLFVP
- a CDS encoding DUF2271 domain-containing protein, whose translation is MDAKNWKLLRRAAACLPLAMVATQTNVWADSAATHGEREAGTWTFHHEHVLGTSLEIKVKATSLPEAQHAEAAVLTEYDRQGRILSAWRADSEFSRWEKTHFEAVPVSQELFDVLAGFDRWREATNGALDPSTEAAAKLWRQAAAEGRTPSAAELRETVEAMQQPHWQLDVSHRTAARITAVPLALASFAKSYVSEQAAEAALHAGASGVMLNAGGDVVVRGAMRQVVDVTDPRAAAENDLALDRVAVENRVVATSGSYRRGVVQAAMAVEGQSHILDPRTARPAGHVLSSTVIAKDAETAGALATAFSVMSPEESARLAERTPGVDYLIVTADGRELRSAGWNAYQVPGTTGGLRAAYVPAAFAVPHAAGAGLWNPAFELMLSLELPRIDDARYRRPYVAVWIEDADHYPVRTLALWTQNPRWLPELKQWYRDDQLRNLSEGTDISKTVSSATRPPGHYTLKWDGKDNDGKPVKAGKYTVVIEASREHGGYQIEHKELDFTGQPAQAALQGGQELGTITLDYRKQ